Proteins encoded within one genomic window of uncultured Sphingopyxis sp.:
- a CDS encoding cytochrome P450 → MVLTSEAPPIDVDALDQSKVVRIDLGSQETKQRMRELSADWAKREPIYIPRDGFVFVLCTRQADALEVYKDVERFPTAVPKKPGYEMFDKFMGIKILAQMDGEPHSRVRRLMNNALAPKAVTRLEDRMRAAIDRLLDRIEEKGGKFDAMADYGNHLIVEGLLTVMLKLNPEQKKIFTEMHRVIPLVTYTEAGHNYPDECVKAFADAREAIQKLIDERRADPGDDLISDLIAARDNDDKLSDEEMFDQIFTLTAGALGGTTNAIGGVFYSLYQHPDAIRVLQKEPELITGAVAEAQRWHSGSYMTFPRFAQRDTEVGGTKILKGMVVRISSQAAHYDPTVYDNPLEFDVRRNPRIVAFGSGPHACLGFFLARSLMRIAVEQLITRFPDARLENPDMPVTYSGSVGELRVKSLPMLTQ, encoded by the coding sequence GTGGTACTCACGAGCGAAGCGCCGCCGATTGACGTCGACGCGCTGGATCAATCGAAAGTCGTGCGCATCGATTTGGGCAGCCAGGAAACGAAACAGCGCATGCGTGAATTGTCGGCGGACTGGGCGAAGCGCGAGCCGATCTACATCCCGCGCGATGGTTTCGTATTCGTTCTGTGTACGCGCCAGGCAGATGCGCTTGAAGTCTATAAAGATGTCGAGCGATTCCCGACTGCGGTACCCAAGAAGCCTGGTTACGAGATGTTCGACAAGTTCATGGGCATCAAGATTCTGGCGCAGATGGACGGTGAGCCGCACAGCCGTGTTCGTCGGCTGATGAACAATGCGCTCGCGCCCAAGGCGGTCACACGGTTGGAAGACCGCATGCGGGCGGCCATCGACCGATTGCTCGACCGGATCGAGGAAAAGGGCGGAAAGTTCGACGCGATGGCCGATTATGGCAACCATCTGATCGTCGAAGGGCTGCTGACGGTGATGTTGAAGCTCAACCCCGAACAAAAGAAGATCTTTACCGAAATGCACCGGGTGATCCCGCTGGTGACCTATACCGAGGCGGGTCACAATTATCCCGACGAATGCGTCAAGGCGTTCGCCGACGCGCGCGAGGCGATCCAGAAACTGATCGACGAACGCCGGGCAGATCCCGGCGACGATCTGATCAGCGACCTGATCGCGGCGCGCGACAATGACGACAAGCTGTCGGACGAGGAGATGTTCGACCAGATTTTCACGCTGACCGCGGGCGCGCTTGGCGGAACCACCAATGCCATCGGCGGAGTCTTCTATTCGCTCTATCAGCATCCCGACGCCATCCGCGTGCTGCAGAAGGAGCCCGAGCTGATTACCGGCGCGGTCGCCGAAGCGCAGCGCTGGCATTCGGGCAGCTACATGACCTTTCCCCGGTTCGCGCAGCGCGACACTGAAGTCGGCGGCACCAAGATCCTGAAGGGCATGGTCGTGCGCATTTCGTCGCAAGCGGCGCACTATGACCCGACGGTCTATGACAATCCGCTGGAATTCGACGTGCGGCGCAACCCGCGCATCGTCGCTTTCGGATCGGGGCCACATGCCTGTCTCGGTTTCTTTCTCGCCCGCTCGCTGATGCGAATTGCGGTCGAGCAGCTGATCACCCGCTTTCCCGACGCGCGGCTCGAAAACCCCGACATGCCGGTGACCTACAGCGGATCGGTCGGCGAGCTCCGGGTCAAATCGCTGCCCATGCTGACGCAATAA
- a CDS encoding fumarylacetoacetate hydrolase family protein, with translation MTSPDIIRRHGEGKVKLARFEMGEDSCWGIVDVEHDAIRPFTISLAEWTAAWFDGIDLNSLTDPAAAQPLSSTRLLAPVDRCSKTICMGLNYRKHVEAFGNPMPDVPVAFIKAPTAIIGHDDPMRYPPLTQKLDYEIELVIMIGRPLTEGMRPMDAAIGYTIGNDASARDLAKGPRGADLYSAKSQDDCTGIGPWVVTIDEIGKEPDLLMELRVNGEVRQHDRTNTMEWNVDEVLTYINARTRLEPGDLVFTGTPAGVALEDGRFLVDGDVVECEIERIGLLRNTVRGASRVVTANA, from the coding sequence GTGACAAGTCCTGACATAATTCGCAGGCATGGAGAGGGAAAAGTGAAACTAGCGCGCTTTGAGATGGGAGAAGATAGTTGTTGGGGGATCGTCGATGTCGAGCACGACGCTATCCGGCCCTTTACTATTTCTCTCGCCGAATGGACGGCTGCCTGGTTCGACGGTATCGATCTGAATTCGCTGACCGATCCTGCGGCTGCACAGCCCCTTTCATCGACACGGCTTCTCGCTCCTGTCGATCGTTGCTCGAAAACGATCTGCATGGGCCTCAACTACCGGAAGCATGTCGAAGCCTTTGGCAATCCGATGCCCGACGTTCCGGTGGCCTTCATCAAGGCGCCCACGGCGATCATCGGACATGATGATCCGATGCGCTACCCGCCGCTCACACAGAAGCTCGATTATGAAATCGAGTTGGTGATCATGATCGGCCGGCCGCTGACCGAGGGCATGCGCCCGATGGATGCCGCCATCGGCTATACGATCGGCAACGACGCATCGGCGCGCGACCTGGCCAAGGGCCCCCGCGGCGCCGATCTCTATTCGGCGAAATCGCAGGACGACTGCACCGGTATCGGGCCTTGGGTCGTTACGATCGACGAGATCGGAAAGGAGCCCGACCTGCTCATGGAATTGCGCGTCAATGGCGAGGTGCGCCAGCACGACCGCACCAATACGATGGAATGGAATGTCGACGAAGTGCTGACTTATATCAATGCGCGTACCCGGCTCGAACCGGGTGACCTTGTCTTCACCGGGACGCCCGCCGGTGTGGCGCTCGAAGACGGGCGATTCCTGGTCGACGGCGATGTCGTCGAGTGTGAGATCGAGCGGATCGGATTGCTGCGCAACACGGTGCGCGGCGCGTCGCGCGTGGTGACCGCAAATGCGTGA
- the cofE gene encoding coenzyme F420-0:L-glutamate ligase: MQFRRQRRVDVGSHRPQPAVQGTGLGDSDYRDRRFGDCVTPIAPRLSIMALPGLPSIASGDNLAILIAAACERAALPLADGDIVVVAQKIVSKAEGRAIPLGEVTPSQAAQDLAIRVEKDPRLVELILSESTAVIRAVPGVLIVEHRLGFILANAGIDASNIDHGKDEMALLLPVDPDASARLLRADLSAQVGAAVAVLIIDSIGRAWRLGTVGTAIGASGLPTLLDLRGKPDMFGRPLQTSELGFADEIAAAASLAMGQADEATPVTIVRGLAYGGDDPAAALLRDRDRDLFR, from the coding sequence ATGCAATTCCGTCGTCAGCGAAGGGTTGACGTCGGTTCTCATCGCCCTCAACCGGCGGTACAAGGTACCGGGCTCGGGGATTCGGATTACCGGGATCGACGGTTTGGAGATTGCGTGACACCTATTGCCCCTCGACTGTCGATCATGGCTCTGCCGGGACTGCCCTCTATTGCAAGCGGCGATAATTTGGCGATCCTGATCGCGGCGGCCTGCGAACGGGCGGCATTGCCTCTCGCCGACGGCGATATCGTCGTCGTCGCGCAGAAAATCGTCTCCAAAGCCGAAGGCCGCGCGATACCCCTCGGCGAGGTGACGCCGTCGCAGGCGGCGCAGGACCTCGCGATCCGCGTCGAAAAGGACCCGCGTCTCGTCGAGCTCATTCTCTCGGAATCGACAGCGGTGATCCGCGCCGTTCCCGGGGTTCTCATCGTCGAGCACCGGCTGGGCTTCATCCTTGCCAACGCCGGAATCGACGCTTCCAATATCGACCATGGAAAGGATGAAATGGCGCTTCTCCTTCCCGTCGATCCCGATGCATCGGCGCGGCTGCTGCGCGCCGATCTGTCAGCGCAAGTCGGGGCGGCCGTCGCCGTGCTGATCATCGACAGTATCGGCCGCGCATGGCGTCTGGGGACGGTGGGAACCGCAATCGGCGCGAGCGGGCTGCCCACGCTGCTCGATCTGCGCGGCAAGCCCGACATGTTCGGTCGCCCGCTCCAGACATCCGAGCTCGGTTTTGCGGATGAAATTGCCGCTGCCGCTTCGCTGGCGATGGGGCAGGCCGACGAGGCAACGCCCGTGACCATCGTTCGCGGCCTGGCCTAT
- a CDS encoding phosphotransferase family protein: MPQAANLIVAPVHFPTAGGRSAESSFIDISYDQGGRRCSEQLVIRRAFDDDIFLDADITLPYRMMVAIGERSNIPVPECIGLEMDRSVLTTPFLVMKRCAGRIAPQVPNYNLGGWIHALAPAERGKLWRNGIAAIAEVHRLPWSEGFEFLDDPARGETGLGQYLDWLERWYDWALAGRSLPLGNAALDYLKANRPQSPRIDVLWGDAAPHNLLFNDDLTVSALLDWETARLGPGEADLAWWLFFDELMSEAIEVDRLPGLPDRDETIAVYEAASGRKTVDMDYYSILSAFRMMVVSVRAGDRRAGGMGRTPSQQMTESPSARMLARQLGLPVAPKGEAYQAARAILGRAEG; encoded by the coding sequence ATGCCCCAGGCAGCGAATCTGATCGTCGCGCCGGTTCATTTTCCAACCGCGGGCGGCCGCTCGGCCGAAAGCTCGTTCATCGACATCAGCTATGACCAGGGCGGGCGGCGCTGTTCGGAGCAGTTGGTTATCCGGCGCGCGTTCGATGACGATATTTTTCTCGATGCCGACATCACCCTGCCCTACCGCATGATGGTTGCGATCGGCGAACGCTCTAACATCCCGGTTCCCGAATGCATCGGTCTCGAGATGGACCGTTCGGTGCTGACCACGCCGTTCCTGGTCATGAAACGGTGCGCCGGCCGAATTGCCCCTCAGGTTCCCAATTATAATCTCGGCGGCTGGATCCACGCGCTGGCGCCTGCCGAGCGGGGCAAATTATGGCGCAACGGAATTGCGGCGATTGCCGAGGTCCACAGGCTGCCTTGGTCCGAAGGTTTCGAATTTCTCGACGATCCGGCGCGGGGCGAGACAGGTCTCGGCCAATATCTCGACTGGCTCGAGCGCTGGTACGACTGGGCGCTGGCCGGACGTTCGTTGCCGCTCGGCAATGCGGCCCTCGACTATCTCAAGGCGAACCGGCCGCAGTCGCCGCGCATCGATGTCTTGTGGGGGGATGCAGCACCGCACAACCTGTTGTTCAACGACGATCTGACCGTGAGCGCGCTGCTCGACTGGGAGACCGCTCGCCTTGGTCCCGGCGAAGCCGATCTCGCCTGGTGGCTCTTCTTCGACGAGCTCATGTCGGAGGCCATCGAGGTCGATCGCCTGCCCGGCCTGCCCGATCGCGATGAAACGATCGCGGTCTACGAGGCCGCCAGCGGCCGCAAAACCGTCGATATGGATTATTATTCGATCCTGTCCGCATTCCGGATGATGGTCGTCAGCGTCCGCGCGGGCGACCGCCGCGCCGGAGGGATGGGCCGGACGCCGAGCCAACAGATGACCGAGAGCCCCAGCGCAAGGATGCTGGCTCGGCAGCTCGGCTTGCCCGTCGCCCCCAAGGGCGAAGCCTATCAGGCCGCCCGCGCCATTCTGGGACGCGCCGAGGGATAG
- a CDS encoding fumarylacetoacetate hydrolase family protein, producing the protein MKLVRYGAKGKERPGALDADGTIRDLSGMIDDIGPAALSPESLARLRETDLQSLPSVAPQRLGTPVARSRKFLAIGTNYRRHADEAGMPHPAEPILFTKAISCLSGPDDDILLPPGATQLDWEVELGVIIGSVARHVARADALAHVAGYCVVNDVSERAYQLARGGSWDKGKGYDSFGPVGPWLVTADEIPDPQALELFLEVNGTMMQGGSTADMIFGVADIISYVSGFITLEPGDIIATGTPHGVGMGMTPPRFLAAGDKLRLGIGGLGEQNQTVVPDAR; encoded by the coding sequence ATGAAGCTCGTCCGCTATGGGGCCAAGGGCAAGGAGCGTCCCGGCGCACTGGATGCCGACGGGACCATACGCGATCTGAGCGGCATGATCGACGACATCGGTCCTGCAGCTCTGTCGCCCGAATCGCTTGCACGGCTGCGCGAAACCGATCTTCAGTCGCTGCCATCCGTGGCGCCCCAGCGGCTCGGCACACCGGTGGCGCGTTCGCGTAAGTTTCTTGCGATCGGGACGAACTACCGACGTCACGCCGACGAGGCCGGGATGCCGCATCCCGCCGAGCCCATCCTGTTCACCAAGGCGATTTCCTGCCTCTCGGGCCCCGATGACGATATCTTGCTCCCCCCGGGCGCAACCCAACTCGACTGGGAGGTGGAACTTGGCGTGATTATCGGATCGGTGGCGCGGCACGTCGCTCGGGCCGATGCGCTCGCCCATGTTGCTGGCTATTGCGTCGTGAACGACGTATCCGAACGCGCGTATCAGCTGGCGCGCGGCGGCAGCTGGGACAAGGGGAAGGGGTATGACAGCTTCGGCCCCGTCGGGCCGTGGCTCGTTACCGCCGACGAAATTCCCGATCCGCAGGCGCTGGAACTGTTCCTCGAAGTCAACGGAACGATGATGCAAGGCGGCAGCACGGCCGATATGATCTTCGGTGTCGCGGACATCATCTCCTATGTGAGCGGTTTCATCACATTGGAGCCAGGCGATATTATTGCGACCGGGACGCCCCATGGCGTCGGCATGGGCATGACACCGCCCCGCTTCCTCGCGGCAGGCGACAAGCTGCGGCTCGGGATCGGTGGACTTGGCGAACAAAATCAGACCGTCGTTCCCGACGCGCGATAA
- a CDS encoding FAD-dependent monooxygenase, which yields MATEQAPTLDADVIILGGGPVGLAVAVDLAWRGQRPILIERGDGEVVHPRAGGFTARTMEHLRRWGIADEVRKYFNPDFPLNQRFCLSVSGHELATARLGTLRETPTPPETPEKHQRCRQMYYDPIIRKRAIELGADLRMRHSVEAFADKGDHVELQVRNLETDEVLTLRTAWLVACDGGRSWVRDELGIGVQGNRLNHSLSVLLEGDIVGHGGEEAAERYIILGPKGPWANITTMEGENRQWRMNLRFDEEPDLATFDPQEAIRRAVSPDADLKVLSILPWRRSNIIADHFQSGRILLAGDAVHVMTPTGGFGANTGIGDAVDLGWKLQAVIEGWGGDALIDSYEVERRPIAFRNVFEAERNHKAWSPAEDISRIAEESPEGERIRRRIGEGLVEASYPEWNSIGVALGYAYLNSPLCVPDGTPPPADEPSVYRPTARPGHRAPHAWLSDGRSMLDLFGNGFVLLSFADKEAEGVDALLAAAAERKVPIRVECIADGNIAALYEQPLVLVRPDGHVAWRGSQLPDAGGLIDIVRGKTVTPQVRTQVERQTYYAQARREPASELAA from the coding sequence GTGGCTACCGAACAAGCGCCGACACTCGACGCCGATGTCATCATTTTAGGCGGCGGTCCCGTCGGCCTCGCCGTCGCCGTCGACCTCGCCTGGCGTGGACAGCGCCCGATATTGATCGAGCGGGGGGATGGCGAAGTCGTTCATCCGCGCGCCGGGGGCTTCACCGCGCGCACCATGGAACATTTGCGCCGCTGGGGCATCGCCGACGAGGTGCGCAAATATTTCAACCCTGACTTCCCGCTCAACCAGCGCTTTTGTCTCAGCGTGTCGGGGCATGAGCTGGCGACGGCCCGGCTTGGGACGCTGCGCGAGACTCCGACGCCGCCCGAAACGCCGGAGAAGCACCAGCGGTGCCGGCAGATGTATTATGACCCGATCATCCGCAAGCGCGCGATCGAGCTGGGCGCAGACCTTCGCATGCGGCATTCGGTCGAAGCGTTCGCCGACAAGGGTGATCACGTCGAATTGCAGGTGCGCAACCTTGAAACCGACGAGGTTCTGACCTTGCGCACGGCGTGGCTGGTCGCCTGCGACGGCGGTCGTAGCTGGGTGCGCGACGAACTCGGCATCGGCGTGCAGGGCAATCGCCTGAACCATTCGCTCAGCGTCCTGCTCGAAGGAGACATCGTCGGTCACGGCGGCGAAGAGGCGGCCGAGCGCTATATCATTCTCGGACCCAAGGGACCGTGGGCCAACATCACGACCATGGAGGGCGAAAACCGCCAGTGGCGCATGAACTTGCGGTTCGACGAAGAGCCCGATCTGGCGACTTTCGATCCGCAGGAGGCTATTCGCCGCGCGGTATCGCCCGATGCCGATCTGAAAGTGCTTTCGATCCTTCCCTGGCGCAGGTCGAATATCATCGCCGACCATTTTCAGTCTGGGCGGATCCTGCTTGCGGGCGACGCCGTCCATGTGATGACACCGACTGGCGGCTTCGGGGCCAACACCGGTATCGGCGATGCCGTCGATCTTGGGTGGAAGCTGCAGGCGGTTATCGAGGGCTGGGGCGGCGACGCGCTGATCGACAGCTATGAGGTCGAGCGGCGGCCGATCGCCTTTCGCAACGTCTTCGAAGCCGAGCGCAACCACAAGGCGTGGAGTCCCGCCGAGGATATCTCGCGCATCGCCGAGGAGTCGCCGGAGGGCGAACGCATCCGGCGGCGCATCGGCGAGGGACTGGTCGAGGCTAGCTATCCCGAGTGGAATTCGATCGGGGTGGCGCTCGGCTATGCCTATCTGAACTCGCCCTTGTGCGTTCCTGACGGAACACCGCCGCCTGCCGACGAGCCGTCGGTCTATCGACCGACCGCGCGTCCGGGACACCGCGCGCCGCACGCATGGCTGTCCGATGGCCGTTCGATGCTTGATCTGTTCGGCAACGGCTTTGTGCTTCTGAGCTTTGCGGACAAGGAAGCGGAGGGTGTCGATGCGCTTCTCGCCGCGGCAGCGGAGCGAAAGGTTCCAATCCGCGTCGAGTGCATCGCGGACGGCAATATTGCGGCGCTGTACGAACAACCGCTCGTGCTCGTCCGTCCCGACGGTCACGTCGCCTGGCGCGGTTCGCAGCTGCCCGATGCCGGCGGTCTCATCGACATCGTTCGGGGTAAGACCGTCACACCGCAAGTGCGGACGCAGGTCGAACGGCAGACCTATTATGCCCAGGCGCGCCGCGAACCTGCCAGCGAACTTGCTGCCTAA
- a CDS encoding cytochrome P450, with translation MTEAVAAEKIDASTLDQSKIVDIDLGSPETKKKMRELSAAWATGDPFYVLRDGFVFVLCCRHRDALEVYQDPERFSTAVPRRPGFEMFDKFMGVRVLTQMEGEAHARVRRLMNNALAPRSVARIEQAMIARFDALIDRIEERGPGGRFDAMGDYGEHLVSEALLTVMLRLSPTQKEIFLDMHRVIPLITYTGSGHSYPQQCIDAFAAARVAINELIEERRANPGDDLISDLIAARDNDDRLNDEELFDQIFTLTAGALSGTTLGAGNVMYALYRHQDAIAEIQAQPELLPAAISECQRWHSGGYMTFPRFATRDTEVGGTKILKGMVVRVSPQAAHYDPVAFPDPLRFDIHRRPRDIAFGYGPHACLGHFLAKSILRNAVSRLLTRLPGARLENPDIALDYGGSVGELKIKSLPMLAS, from the coding sequence ATGACGGAAGCGGTGGCCGCCGAAAAGATCGATGCATCGACGCTCGATCAATCGAAAATCGTCGATATCGATCTCGGAAGCCCCGAGACGAAGAAAAAAATGCGCGAATTGTCAGCTGCATGGGCGACGGGCGACCCCTTTTATGTTCTGCGGGACGGCTTCGTCTTCGTGCTCTGCTGCCGCCATCGCGATGCGCTCGAAGTCTATCAGGATCCCGAGCGCTTCTCGACCGCGGTACCGCGGCGTCCTGGTTTTGAAATGTTCGACAAGTTCATGGGCGTCCGGGTGCTTACCCAGATGGAGGGCGAGGCGCACGCCCGCGTTCGCCGGTTGATGAACAATGCTCTGGCACCGCGCTCGGTCGCACGCATTGAGCAGGCGATGATCGCGCGGTTCGATGCCTTGATCGACCGCATCGAGGAGCGCGGGCCCGGTGGGCGCTTCGACGCCATGGGCGACTATGGCGAACATCTGGTCAGCGAGGCGTTGCTCACCGTCATGCTGCGCCTGTCGCCGACGCAGAAAGAGATATTCCTCGACATGCACCGCGTGATCCCGCTCATCACCTATACTGGTTCGGGGCATAGCTATCCACAGCAATGTATCGATGCTTTCGCGGCCGCGCGCGTCGCCATCAATGAACTGATCGAGGAACGGCGCGCCAATCCGGGCGACGATTTGATCAGCGACCTTATCGCGGCGCGCGACAACGACGACCGGCTCAATGACGAGGAATTGTTCGACCAGATTTTCACGCTTACCGCTGGAGCCTTGTCGGGCACGACGTTGGGTGCCGGCAATGTCATGTATGCACTTTACAGGCATCAAGATGCGATCGCGGAAATACAAGCGCAACCGGAGCTGTTGCCTGCGGCGATTTCGGAATGTCAGCGCTGGCACAGCGGCGGCTATATGACCTTTCCGCGCTTCGCGACGCGCGACACAGAAGTGGGCGGAACGAAGATTCTGAAAGGCATGGTCGTTCGCGTCTCGCCGCAGGCGGCGCATTATGACCCGGTCGCTTTCCCCGATCCGCTGCGCTTCGACATCCACCGTCGGCCGCGCGATATCGCCTTTGGTTACGGGCCGCACGCCTGTCTCGGGCATTTCCTGGCCAAGTCGATATTGCGCAACGCGGTGTCGCGCCTGTTGACCCGCTTGCCCGGCGCCCGGCTCGAAAATCCGGATATCGCGCTCGATTATGGCGGGTCGGTCGGCGAACTCAAGATCAAGTCGCTGCCTATGCTTGCGAGTTGA
- a CDS encoding TIGR03857 family LLM class F420-dependent oxidoreductase translates to MNPNILSAYALPGRDADSRQAIRHAIEAERIGLGSIWASERWEGKETGAICGAISYATERVGIVAGLTHFTGRHPMVTAGLGATIQRLSGNRFTMGVGTSSPERLARQGFPVFKMAHMRDYADLLRRLWRGEKVSYDGILGRFDEMELLQPPEVAPPVILGATGPKALALGGEAFDGVVLHPFLTVEGARRSIAIVRGAAEKAGRDPASVKITACVVTAPDTISDAEKRRIVDARAMTYFRGPRLATALVNANGWDPAPLEALLGAGLHGSEPTGVDAEAVKRFAEAAQMIPAEWLTEGAAVGSAEYIAERYAAYLGAGADELLIHGSTPDGLEAVVKAYAAHG, encoded by the coding sequence ATGAACCCCAATATCCTGAGTGCCTATGCGCTTCCGGGCCGCGATGCCGATTCGCGGCAGGCGATCCGGCACGCCATCGAGGCGGAGCGCATCGGGCTGGGATCGATCTGGGCGTCGGAGCGCTGGGAAGGCAAGGAAACGGGCGCAATCTGCGGCGCCATATCCTATGCCACAGAACGCGTCGGGATCGTCGCGGGGTTGACTCATTTCACCGGGCGGCACCCGATGGTCACAGCCGGTTTGGGCGCTACGATACAGCGATTGAGCGGGAATCGCTTTACCATGGGAGTAGGTACCTCGTCGCCCGAACGCTTGGCGCGCCAGGGATTTCCTGTGTTCAAAATGGCGCACATGCGTGATTACGCGGACCTGCTGCGCCGACTATGGCGCGGCGAGAAAGTCTCCTACGACGGCATTCTCGGCCGCTTCGACGAGATGGAGTTGCTACAACCGCCCGAGGTGGCGCCGCCAGTCATTCTCGGCGCCACCGGGCCGAAGGCGCTGGCACTCGGCGGCGAAGCCTTCGACGGGGTCGTCCTTCATCCTTTCCTGACCGTCGAGGGCGCGCGGCGCTCGATTGCTATCGTCCGCGGCGCTGCCGAGAAAGCGGGGCGCGATCCCGCCTCGGTAAAGATCACCGCCTGCGTCGTAACCGCACCCGACACGATATCGGATGCCGAAAAGCGCCGCATCGTCGATGCACGCGCGATGACCTATTTTCGGGGACCTCGGCTGGCAACGGCGCTGGTCAATGCCAATGGCTGGGATCCTGCGCCGCTCGAAGCGCTATTGGGTGCGGGCTTGCACGGATCCGAACCGACGGGTGTCGATGCCGAAGCGGTCAAGCGTTTTGCCGAGGCCGCACAAATGATCCCGGCTGAATGGCTGACCGAAGGCGCCGCAGTCGGCAGTGCCGAATATATCGCCGAGCGCTATGCCGCCTACCTTGGGGCGGGCGCAGACGAACTCCTCATTCACGGCAGCACCCCTGACGGCCTCGAAGCCGTCGTCAAGGCCTATGCAGCGCATGGCTAA
- a CDS encoding fumarylacetoacetate hydrolase family protein, protein MKWARFQHNGQPTYGLVEGDAVKIVSGDPFGGYALSGEELRWDDLELLVPVVPGTFYAAGANYTDHIVGMRKQTGADPTPPSRAHIGYRANSALIPHGAAIVKPADAGEQFQYEGELVAVIGKRARHVSKADALGHVLGWTIGNDISERTWQRADSTLWRAKNSDTFKPMGPYIDTDPDFTDMQTIVRIDGQEVDRFATLNMLFDAATFISDMSQYITLHPGDVIWLGTDGVPSNMRPGNRVEVEITGLGVLSNPVVAEDRASS, encoded by the coding sequence ATGAAATGGGCACGATTTCAGCATAATGGCCAGCCAACCTATGGGCTCGTCGAAGGCGACGCGGTAAAGATCGTCAGCGGCGATCCGTTCGGCGGCTATGCACTGAGCGGCGAAGAGTTGCGCTGGGACGATCTGGAATTGCTGGTTCCGGTCGTTCCGGGCACCTTCTATGCCGCCGGGGCGAATTACACCGATCATATCGTCGGCATGCGAAAGCAGACCGGCGCCGATCCAACGCCGCCCTCGCGGGCGCATATCGGCTATCGCGCGAACAGCGCGCTCATCCCGCACGGCGCCGCCATCGTCAAACCCGCCGACGCCGGCGAGCAGTTCCAGTATGAAGGCGAACTGGTCGCGGTGATCGGCAAGCGTGCGCGCCATGTCTCGAAGGCGGATGCGCTGGGCCATGTGCTCGGCTGGACGATCGGCAACGACATCAGCGAGCGGACATGGCAGCGTGCCGACAGCACATTGTGGCGCGCCAAGAACAGCGATACCTTCAAGCCCATGGGTCCCTATATCGACACCGATCCGGACTTTACCGACATGCAGACGATCGTCCGGATCGATGGGCAGGAGGTCGATCGCTTCGCGACGCTCAACATGCTCTTCGACGCCGCGACCTTCATTTCCGACATGTCGCAATATATCACGCTGCATCCCGGCGACGTCATCTGGCTCGGAACCGACGGCGTGCCGAGCAACATGCGTCCGGGCAATCGGGTCGAGGTCGAAATCACGGGACTGGGCGTGCTGAGCAATCCGGTTGTCGCCGAGGATCGCGCTTCGTCATGA
- the npdG gene encoding NADPH-dependent F420 reductase, whose product MDIGTAKIAILGGTGKEGGGLALRWASKGHRVIIGSRSIERAQAAAAAINERLGVSLATGNGLAAATAEAEIVTLAVPYAAQQETAKEVASVLAGKILIDVTVPLVPPQVSRVQLPAGRSAVEALQERLGPEVRVVSAFQNISAHHLDDLDAEVECDVLVCADDNSAAEAVIALSTQIGLRAWYAGPLCNSVVSEGLTSVLIALNRRYKVPGSGIRITGIDGLEIA is encoded by the coding sequence ATGGACATCGGCACGGCTAAAATCGCTATTCTCGGGGGCACCGGCAAGGAAGGCGGCGGCCTCGCGCTGCGCTGGGCCAGCAAGGGACATCGCGTCATCATTGGCAGCCGCTCGATCGAACGCGCCCAAGCGGCGGCAGCGGCGATCAATGAAAGGCTCGGCGTTTCGCTGGCGACCGGAAACGGTCTCGCCGCCGCCACTGCGGAAGCCGAGATCGTCACGCTCGCGGTTCCCTATGCCGCGCAGCAGGAAACGGCGAAGGAGGTCGCATCGGTCCTTGCCGGCAAGATATTGATCGATGTGACCGTTCCGCTTGTGCCGCCGCAGGTCAGCCGTGTCCAGCTTCCCGCGGGCCGCTCTGCCGTCGAAGCGCTGCAGGAACGACTCGGTCCTGAGGTCAGGGTGGTGTCGGCCTTCCAGAATATCTCGGCGCATCATCTCGATGATCTCGACGCGGAAGTCGAATGCGACGTACTGGTGTGCGCCGACGACAATTCTGCGGCAGAGGCCGTGATTGCGCTTTCGACGCAAATCGGGTTGCGCGCCTGGTATGCGGGGCCACTATGCAATTCCGTCGTCAGCGAAGGGTTGACGTCGGTTCTCATCGCCCTCAACCGGCGGTACAAGGTACCGGGCTCGGGGATTCGGATTACCGGGATCGACGGTTTGGAGATTGCGTGA